From a single Pseudomonadota bacterium genomic region:
- a CDS encoding PAS domain S-box protein, with translation MNKKESCNSMEKELIMLRNKVARLERLQPKLKYIQKVLKESEKQCRRLMKQSSQKHAKEELQKQSDKLRDQAELLEIAEDAIIVGDLDGMITFWNNGAVERYGWTKEEAIGKNIHTLLRTEFSKPFEEIKADVFVNGRWDGELIHTRRDSVRIAVGSRWALKRNNKGDPIAIMEINNDITKHKQVEEALQKAKDELEQRVKERTAELLDTNERLTLELNRRKRIEEMLRKGAERYRNLFENSPIGIYRTNPDGRILMANPTLIRMLGYNSFNEMASSQLKKGDYEPTYLKKRLKKRLEKEERVRGFEVKWSRRGNSVVFMRENAKAIRGADGAVLYYEGTVEDISEQKKAEEKIHSYQKQLRSLASDLSLTEEKERRRIANMLHDHIGQVLAVSKIKLGALLKYETANTLIEKLNEVREHIEQAIRYTRSLTFELSPPILYDLGLEAALEWLTEQIHEQHKIDYEFENDNQFKPVNDEIRIFLFTAVRELLANVAKHAHARTVKVTVRKIESNISIHVADNGVGFNAAKMNFYFDENKGFGLFSIRERLHHLEGQMEIRSQKNRGTRVILYAPLKH, from the coding sequence ATGAATAAAAAAGAAAGCTGCAACAGTATGGAAAAAGAACTTATTATGTTGCGGAATAAAGTTGCCCGGCTTGAACGTTTGCAGCCAAAATTAAAGTATATTCAAAAGGTTCTAAAGGAAAGTGAGAAACAATGCCGGCGTTTAATGAAGCAATCTTCTCAAAAACATGCAAAAGAAGAATTACAGAAACAGTCGGATAAACTGAGAGACCAGGCAGAACTTCTTGAAATTGCAGAAGATGCAATCATCGTAGGTGATCTTGATGGAATGATTACATTCTGGAACAACGGGGCGGTAGAACGTTACGGGTGGACAAAGGAAGAAGCCATAGGAAAAAATATACATACGCTCCTGCGTACAGAATTTTCCAAACCGTTTGAAGAGATTAAGGCAGATGTATTCGTTAATGGACGTTGGGATGGTGAGCTTATCCATACAAGGCGCGACAGTGTGCGAATAGCTGTAGGAAGTAGATGGGCTCTAAAGAGAAATAATAAAGGCGATCCAATAGCTATAATGGAGATAAACAATGATATCACGAAACATAAACAGGTTGAGGAGGCGCTGCAGAAGGCTAAAGACGAGTTAGAACAAAGGGTAAAAGAACGGACAGCAGAATTGCTGGATACAAACGAACGTCTTACTCTGGAGCTGAACAGGCGTAAACGCATCGAGGAGATGCTTCGCAAAGGTGCGGAGCGCTACAGGAATCTTTTTGAAAATTCTCCAATAGGTATTTACCGGACAAATCCTGATGGAAGGATTCTGATGGCCAATCCCACTCTGATCAGAATGCTCGGGTACAACTCATTTAATGAAATGGCATCGAGTCAATTGAAAAAAGGGGATTACGAACCTACATACCTTAAAAAGAGGCTCAAAAAGCGCCTTGAAAAAGAGGAAAGGGTAAGAGGATTTGAGGTAAAATGGAGTAGGCGCGGAAATTCAGTAGTTTTTATGCGAGAGAATGCCAAGGCAATAAGGGGAGCGGACGGCGCAGTCCTGTATTATGAGGGAACCGTAGAGGACATAAGCGAGCAGAAAAAAGCTGAAGAAAAAATACACTCTTACCAGAAGCAGCTCAGATCTCTGGCATCAGACCTCTCGCTGACAGAGGAGAAAGAGAGGCGGCGCATAGCTAACATGCTCCATGATCATATCGGTCAGGTACTCGCTGTTTCCAAGATTAAGCTGGGCGCATTACTGAAATATGAAACAGCAAACACGTTAATCGAAAAATTAAATGAAGTCAGGGAACATATTGAGCAGGCAATCCGTTATACCCGTTCATTGACTTTTGAACTGAGCCCGCCAATCCTTTATGATCTCGGTCTTGAGGCAGCGCTTGAATGGCTGACAGAGCAGATTCACGAACAGCATAAAATTGACTATGAGTTTGAAAACGATAATCAGTTCAAACCTGTCAATGATGAGATACGTATTTTTCTTTTTACGGCAGTACGAGAGCTTCTGGCAAATGTTGCGAAACATGCCCATGCACGGACAGTAAAGGTAACTGTGCGGAAAATAGAAAGCAATATATCTATTCATGTTGCAGATAACGGTGTCGGGTTTAACGCTGCAAAGATGAATTTTTATTTTGATGAAAATAAGGGATTCGGACTTTTCAGTATCCGCGAACGGTTGCACCATCTTGAAGGTCAGATGGAAATCAGGTCGCAAAAAAATCGTGGAACAAGGGTAATTCTATATGCACCGCTAAAACATTAA
- the ispG gene encoding flavodoxin-dependent (E)-4-hydroxy-3-methylbut-2-enyl-diphosphate synthase — translation MKRKLTKKISIGKVPIGGNSPIIVQSMLKTHPENPQETLDQAMALKKAGCELIRIALPQEDTCNIIPFLKREIDTPLIGDIHFNYKIAIKAMELGIDAIRINPGTINNVRKVKEIVLVAKETKTPIRIGLNTGSIEKRILKKYSRPCADAMVESALYYVKFFEDLGWRELKVSLKASDIYQTIDAYKKFSEQSDYPLHVGITEAGPIFSGAIKSAIGIGILLYEGIGDTIRVSLTGNPVYEVTAAYHILRDLGLRKRGINIISCPTCGRCKTSIFDIVADFEKEVDHFETNLNVAIMGCEVNGPGEAKEADIGIAFGANKAVLFSRGVIIKTGIPKEMAKNILKEEIYNMTS, via the coding sequence ATGAAAAGGAAATTAACGAAAAAAATTAGTATTGGTAAAGTTCCTATTGGCGGCAATAGCCCGATAATTGTTCAATCAATGCTCAAAACTCATCCCGAAAACCCGCAGGAAACATTAGACCAGGCAATGGCTCTCAAAAAAGCCGGATGTGAGCTGATAAGGATAGCATTACCACAGGAAGATACATGTAATATTATTCCTTTTCTAAAAAGAGAGATAGATACGCCCCTGATAGGAGATATTCACTTTAATTATAAGATTGCAATAAAAGCGATGGAACTCGGTATTGACGCAATACGCATAAATCCTGGAACAATCAATAACGTGCGAAAGGTAAAAGAGATTGTCCTTGTTGCAAAAGAAACAAAAACACCGATACGTATCGGTCTGAATACCGGCTCAATTGAGAAAAGAATACTTAAGAAATACTCCAGACCATGTGCAGATGCAATGGTTGAAAGTGCGCTTTATTATGTAAAATTCTTTGAAGATCTTGGTTGGAGGGAGCTGAAGGTATCCCTGAAGGCTTCAGACATATACCAGACGATTGATGCATATAAAAAATTTTCAGAACAGTCGGATTACCCTCTTCACGTCGGTATCACAGAAGCCGGTCCAATATTCTCAGGCGCTATAAAATCTGCCATAGGCATAGGTATATTACTATATGAAGGCATAGGAGATACTATCAGAGTTTCCCTCACAGGGAACCCTGTTTATGAGGTTACCGCTGCATATCATATTCTCAGGGACCTCGGCCTTAGAAAAAGGGGCATTAACATCATATCGTGCCCTACCTGTGGAAGGTGTAAAACCAGTATATTCGATATTGTGGCAGATTTCGAAAAAGAAGTTGACCATTTTGAGACAAATCTGAATGTAGCCATCATGGGCTGTGAAGTTAACGGACCGGGAGAGGCAAAAGAAGCTGATATCGGCATAGCATTCGGCGCCAATAAAGCTGTTCTGTTTTCCAGGGGGGTTATTATTAAAACAGGTATACCAAAAGAAATGGCAAAGAACATCCTCAAGGAAGAAATTTATAATATGACATCATAA
- a CDS encoding phosphomannose isomerase type II C-terminal cupin domain, which yields MEIDAGQKGTPPWGRWFVIQDEVDFKVKRIDVFPGKRLSYQKHSKREEHWQAVRGEGRVTIDGTDYPLAAGDCIRINKEALHRIENVGKEMLVFIEVQRGEYFGEDDIVRVEDDYGRA from the coding sequence ATGGAAATTGATGCCGGGCAAAAAGGTACGCCGCCTTGGGGGAGATGGTTTGTAATTCAGGATGAGGTGGATTTCAAGGTAAAAAGAATAGATGTGTTTCCGGGAAAAAGGCTTAGCTACCAGAAGCATTCTAAACGGGAAGAGCACTGGCAGGCTGTAAGAGGTGAGGGTAGGGTAACAATAGATGGAACAGATTATCCTTTAGCAGCCGGTGATTGCATTCGTATAAATAAAGAGGCCCTTCACAGGATTGAGAATGTCGGGAAGGAAATGCTTGTGTTTATTGAAGTTCAAAGAGGAGAATATTTTGGGGAGGATGATATTGTGAGGGTTGAAGATGATTACGGCAGGGCATAA